The sequence TCCATACTCCGGATAAAAAATCAGATGATCCGAACGCGAAATGATTGGCCTGCTGAAATTCAATCAAAGCATCGATTCCTTTCGGGTCAACTAAAATATCAATCATTTCAAACTAATCTTGAGTCCGCGGTGGCATTCGCGCAACCCTTCAATGTGATTTTCCGCTGTCCGTAAACCCGCTGCTGGAGCCGAAATGCAGATCCTAGTGCTCGACCATCCACTCGCGCATCACAAGCTCGCGCTCCTGCGGGACCGGCGCACGCCCGTGATCCACTTCCGTTCCCTCACTGAGGAACTGGGGCTCCTGCTGGCTGTGGAGGCCACGCGGAACCTGGCCACCGAAACCGCGGAGGTGGAAACCCCGCTCGAGAAGACGAGCGGCCGGATGCTCGCCAACCACGACCCGGCCCTCGTGCCGGTGCTCCGGGCGGGGCTCGGGTTGGTTCCACCATTTCTAAAGTTGCTGCCCACCGCCAAGGTCGGGCACATCGGCATGTACCGGGACCACGCGACGCTCAAGCCCGTGCCCTACTACCGGAACTTTCCGCCCATGCTCGAGTCCCGCGCGGTCTACCTGCTGGATCCCATGCTGGCGACCGGAGGCAGCGCCTCCGAGGCCATCCAGGAAGTGAAGGATGCCGGCGCGAAGAACATCACCCTGGTCGCCGTCATCGCAGCTCCCGAAGGCCTCGCGAGGCTGGAGAAGGACCACCCGGACCTCCGCGTCGTGGTCGGCGCCGTGGACCGGGGACTCAACGAGCACGGGTACATCCTTCCGGGCCTGGGCGATTCCGGCGACCGGACCTATGGGACGATCTAAGGATTCTTGGCCGGATCCCACCACGTCATCAGGCGTTGCATGAACCCCGGCTTCGGCTTCGGGGCCTCGGGCTCTTCATCCGCGGCCGTCATGTCGACCTCGTGCGGAACGGGGAGCAGCGGATTCAGCTCGATGGCTTTCCGGTAATTCTGCGCGGCTTCCCGTTTGAAGCCTTTGCGATGGTACAGCTCGCCCATGAGCGCGAAGGGCTCGCCCGCCTTGGGCCTCAGTTGGTTGGCGGCGTGCAAGGCGTCCATGGCCCGCACGAGCCAAGCCGGGTTGGCCATCCGGAGCCTTCCCAGCAGCAGCCATGAATCGTAGGCGACCGCCCCCCCGGGATCCAGCTTCACGGACTCCTCCAGCAGCCGCACCGTTTCGCTGGTGCGGTCCTGGATCAGCAGGTACTTCGCCCGCTTGTAGAGTTTCAACGCGGTCTGCTCGGGACTGAGGTTTTCTTCCGG comes from Holophagaceae bacterium and encodes:
- the upp gene encoding uracil phosphoribosyltransferase is translated as MQILVLDHPLAHHKLALLRDRRTPVIHFRSLTEELGLLLAVEATRNLATETAEVETPLEKTSGRMLANHDPALVPVLRAGLGLVPPFLKLLPTAKVGHIGMYRDHATLKPVPYYRNFPPMLESRAVYLLDPMLATGGSASEAIQEVKDAGAKNITLVAVIAAPEGLARLEKDHPDLRVVVGAVDRGLNEHGYILPGLGDSGDRTYGTI